Proteins from one Mercurialis annua linkage group LG7, ddMerAnnu1.2, whole genome shotgun sequence genomic window:
- the LOC126657432 gene encoding uncharacterized protein LOC126657432 isoform X2: MSVDPTAPLTYVDEDVSSASGDDGNMLDGHNKRQSSTPSASSRRKRSRKATGDAIVDAMLEIAAASKMRAAAMMKNEDCFSISKCIKVLDEMQASMSDFDLELDEMELVAAAAGYYYYNSISRQPRCSSSPCGSGFMTEVLDGHDDLCREMFRMDKCVFHKLCNTLRQRGMLRDTAGVMIEEQLAIFLNVIGHNERNRVIQERFQHSGETISRHFNNVLKAIKSLSREFLHSAPLTTPAEVLCSSRFYPYFKDCIGVIDSMHIPAHVPAKDQSRFRNKKGVLSQNVLAACTFDMQFIFIYPGWEGSAADSRVLRAVLEDPDQNFPRIPEGKYYLVDTGYSNRQGFIAPYLGVRYHLPEFRGANQLPRNARELFNHRHSYLRNVIQRSFNVLKTRFPILKLAPQYGFHIQRDIVIAACVLHNYIRREQPNDWLFASIEGVAAEEELCDYDDQPEMQLASSIQEQVAFSLRESIAVAMWNDFLNKWDQW, translated from the exons ATGTCTGTTGATCCTACTGCGCCACTGACGTACGTGGATGAGGATGTTTCTTCTGCCTCTGGAGATGATGGAAACATGTTGGATGGACACAACAAACGTCAGTCTTCCACGCCCTCTGCTTCCAGTCGCCGCAAAAGGAGTCGTAAGGCTACTGGTGATGCTATAGTCGACGCTATGCTTGAAATTGCCGCTGCTTCCAAAATGAGGGCAGCTGCGATGATGAAGAACGAGGACTGCTTTTCCATAAGCAAATGCATTAAAGTCTTGGATGAGATGCAAG CTAGCATGAGCGACTTTGACTTAGAACTGGACGAAATGGAATTGGTTGCAGCAGCTGCAGGCTACTATTATTATAACAGTATAAGCAGGCAGCCTCGTTGTAGTTCTTCGCCTTGTGGAAGTGGCTTTATGACTGAGGTGCTAGATGGCCATGATGATTTGTGCCGGGAAATGTTTCGGATGGATAAATGTGTTTTCCACAAGTTATGCAACACCCTCCGTCAGAGAGGCATGCTACGTGATACTGCCGGTGTTATGATAGAAGAGCAGCTGGCAATTTTCTTGAATGTCATCGGTCATAATGAACGCAACAGAGTAATCCAAGAACGATTTCAACATTCAGGTGAAACCATTAGCCGGCATTTCAATAATGTGTTGAAGGCGATTAAGTCACTTTCACGTGAATTCCTGCACTCAGCGCCTCTCACTACTCCTGCAGAGGTTCTCTGTAGTAGTAGGTTTTACCCCTATTTCAAG GATTGCATTGGGGTCATAGATAGCATGCATATACCTGCACATGTACCAGCAAAAGACCAATCTCGATTTCGTAATAAGAAAGGTGTTCTATCACAAAATGTTTTAGCAGCATGCACATTTGAtatgcaatttatatttatttatcctGGTTGGGAAGGCTCTGCTGCAGATTCACGTGTACTAAGAGCGGTCCTTGAGGATCCAGATCAAAATTTCCCTCGTATACCTGAAG GAAAATATTATCTAGTGGATACAGGGTACTCAAATAGGCAAGGATTTATTGCACCATATCTGGGAGTTCGTTACCACCTTCCTGAATTTAGAGGTGCTAATCAGTTACCTAGAAATGCAAGAGAACTGTTCAATCATCGTCATTCATATCTTCGGAATGTTATCCAGAGGTCTTTCAATGTGCTGAAAACTCGTTTTCCCATCCTGAAACTTGCCCCGCAGTATGGATTCCATATCCAAAGGGATATTGTGATTGCTGCATGTGTCTTACATAATTACATCAGGCGTGAGCAACCAAATGATTGGTTGTTTGCTAGTATTGAAGGTGTAGCAGCTGAAGAAGAATTGTGCGATTATGATGATCAACCTGAAATGCAGTTGGCTTCCTCCATTCAGGAGCAGGTTGCCTTCTCTTTACGAGAGTCGATTGCGGTAGCAATGTGGAATGACTTCTTAAACAAATGGGATCAGTGGTGA
- the LOC126657432 gene encoding uncharacterized protein LOC126657432 isoform X1, with translation MSVDPTAPLTYVDEDVSSASGDDGNMLDGHNKRQSSTPSASSRRKRSRKATGDAIVDAMLEIAAASKMRAAAMMKNEDCFSISKCIKVLDEMQDTSASMSDFDLELDEMELVAAAAGYYYYNSISRQPRCSSSPCGSGFMTEVLDGHDDLCREMFRMDKCVFHKLCNTLRQRGMLRDTAGVMIEEQLAIFLNVIGHNERNRVIQERFQHSGETISRHFNNVLKAIKSLSREFLHSAPLTTPAEVLCSSRFYPYFKDCIGVIDSMHIPAHVPAKDQSRFRNKKGVLSQNVLAACTFDMQFIFIYPGWEGSAADSRVLRAVLEDPDQNFPRIPEGKYYLVDTGYSNRQGFIAPYLGVRYHLPEFRGANQLPRNARELFNHRHSYLRNVIQRSFNVLKTRFPILKLAPQYGFHIQRDIVIAACVLHNYIRREQPNDWLFASIEGVAAEEELCDYDDQPEMQLASSIQEQVAFSLRESIAVAMWNDFLNKWDQW, from the exons ATGTCTGTTGATCCTACTGCGCCACTGACGTACGTGGATGAGGATGTTTCTTCTGCCTCTGGAGATGATGGAAACATGTTGGATGGACACAACAAACGTCAGTCTTCCACGCCCTCTGCTTCCAGTCGCCGCAAAAGGAGTCGTAAGGCTACTGGTGATGCTATAGTCGACGCTATGCTTGAAATTGCCGCTGCTTCCAAAATGAGGGCAGCTGCGATGATGAAGAACGAGGACTGCTTTTCCATAAGCAAATGCATTAAAGTCTTGGATGAGATGCAAG ATACTTCAGCTAGCATGAGCGACTTTGACTTAGAACTGGACGAAATGGAATTGGTTGCAGCAGCTGCAGGCTACTATTATTATAACAGTATAAGCAGGCAGCCTCGTTGTAGTTCTTCGCCTTGTGGAAGTGGCTTTATGACTGAGGTGCTAGATGGCCATGATGATTTGTGCCGGGAAATGTTTCGGATGGATAAATGTGTTTTCCACAAGTTATGCAACACCCTCCGTCAGAGAGGCATGCTACGTGATACTGCCGGTGTTATGATAGAAGAGCAGCTGGCAATTTTCTTGAATGTCATCGGTCATAATGAACGCAACAGAGTAATCCAAGAACGATTTCAACATTCAGGTGAAACCATTAGCCGGCATTTCAATAATGTGTTGAAGGCGATTAAGTCACTTTCACGTGAATTCCTGCACTCAGCGCCTCTCACTACTCCTGCAGAGGTTCTCTGTAGTAGTAGGTTTTACCCCTATTTCAAG GATTGCATTGGGGTCATAGATAGCATGCATATACCTGCACATGTACCAGCAAAAGACCAATCTCGATTTCGTAATAAGAAAGGTGTTCTATCACAAAATGTTTTAGCAGCATGCACATTTGAtatgcaatttatatttatttatcctGGTTGGGAAGGCTCTGCTGCAGATTCACGTGTACTAAGAGCGGTCCTTGAGGATCCAGATCAAAATTTCCCTCGTATACCTGAAG GAAAATATTATCTAGTGGATACAGGGTACTCAAATAGGCAAGGATTTATTGCACCATATCTGGGAGTTCGTTACCACCTTCCTGAATTTAGAGGTGCTAATCAGTTACCTAGAAATGCAAGAGAACTGTTCAATCATCGTCATTCATATCTTCGGAATGTTATCCAGAGGTCTTTCAATGTGCTGAAAACTCGTTTTCCCATCCTGAAACTTGCCCCGCAGTATGGATTCCATATCCAAAGGGATATTGTGATTGCTGCATGTGTCTTACATAATTACATCAGGCGTGAGCAACCAAATGATTGGTTGTTTGCTAGTATTGAAGGTGTAGCAGCTGAAGAAGAATTGTGCGATTATGATGATCAACCTGAAATGCAGTTGGCTTCCTCCATTCAGGAGCAGGTTGCCTTCTCTTTACGAGAGTCGATTGCGGTAGCAATGTGGAATGACTTCTTAAACAAATGGGATCAGTGGTGA